A portion of the Scylla paramamosain isolate STU-SP2022 chromosome 2, ASM3559412v1, whole genome shotgun sequence genome contains these proteins:
- the LOC135114830 gene encoding 4-hydroxyphenylpyruvate dioxygenase-like protein, with the protein MCSGLHHVEICVGEEKDLLNTLIKSLGFTLIARHFTPLSTKWALKHGSAVFVITKRKKDHKHQNGVTDDFIGNIDQGKKLAKGQANLSSESPFNVSNDLFNDLEHWTVFCCHNQTSHVIDSVFNVALVVRDVDEVTKRVETQGGRVLRKPTVLKDSHGQVKYSIVTSCLGNVVHTLIDKQDYSGEFLPGFESFRTDNNESCPLNSERDGEEHTAVDGLQQQPVTNYSNFTVNANLNSDPLFTHFDHLAFACEAGKSEGLIEWYQRCFGMKRFAANREDTNEEGFVLGENIGMRIKAMEYWRCAEVGLTLPSATEENSSLKMVLAEPLVGYEKSQINTFLHNHKGPGVQHIALHTPNMVSSVKRASQQGVTFRKAPPAYYQEGIRLEDIKAAGHGDEIDLFQALGILLDIEDDVFCDKEDHQEGKKYLLQVFTTPIFQEDTFFMEVIHRKGAVGFGAGNIRALAQSIVCDEQQKKARLSQSIIYDQQQKNEAKICY; encoded by the exons ATGTGCAGTGGCCTGCATCATGTGGAGATCTGTGTAGGCGAGGAAAAGGATCTGCTAAATACATTAATTAAAAGCCTTGGTTTTACTTTGATAGCAAGGCATTTCACTCCACTGTCAACAAAGTGGGCACTGAAACATGGCTCTGCTGTATTTGTcattacaaagagaaagaaggaccacAAACATCAGAATGGTGTGACTGATGACTTCATTGGTAATATTGACCAAGGAAAAAAACTTGCCAAAGGACAAGCTAATTTGTCTTCTGAATCTCCTTTCAATGTAAGCAATGATCTTTTCAATGATCTTGAACACTGGACAGTGTTTTGTTGCCATAACCAGACATCACATGTCATTGATTCTGTATTCAATGTTGCCCTTGTGGTGAGAGATGTGGATGAAGTAACCAAAAGAGTGGAGACACAAGGAGGTCGTGTTCTTCGGAAGCCAACAGTTTTAAAAGATAGCCATGGGCAGGTCAAGTACTCAATTGTAACTTCATGCCTTGGTAATGTTGTCCACACTCTGATTGACAAGCAAGATTATTCTGGGGAATTTCTTCCTGGATTTGAAAGTTTTCGGACTGATAATAATGAATCCTGTCCTTTAAACTctgaaagagatggagaggagcaCACTGCTGTGGATGGACTTCAGCAACAACCTGTGACAAATTATTCAAATTTCACCGTAAATGCTAACCTGAATAGTGATCCTCTGTTCACTCATTTTGACCACCTAGCATTTGCTTGTGAAGCTGGGAAGTCAGAGGGACTGATTGAGTGGTATCAGCGCTGTTTTGGCATGAAAAGATTTGCAgcaaacag GGAGGACACCAATGAAGAAGGCTTTGTTCTTGGGGAAAACATTGGCATGCGAATCAAGGCCATGGAGTACTGGAGGTGTGCTGAGGTTGGCTTGACTTTGCCCTCAGCTACTGAAGAGAACTCTTCACTGAAGATGGTCTTAGCAGAACCTCTAGTTGGGTATG agaaAAGCCAAATTAACACCTTCCTACATAATCACAAAGGCCCTGGGGTGCAGCACATTGCCTTGCACACCCCAAACATGGTATCCAGTGTGAAACGTGCATCACAACAAGGGGTCACCTTTAGAAAAGCCCCTCCTGCATATTATCAAGAG GGAATAAGACTGGAGGATATCAAAGCAGCAGGCCATGGGGATGAAATTGATCTGTTTCAAGCATTAGGCATCCTATTGGACATAGAGGATGATGTCTTCTGTGACAAAGAAGACCaccaagagggaaaaaa GTACCTGCTACAAGTGTTTACAACTCCGATCTTTCAAGAGGATACCTTTTTCATGGAGGTGATCCACCGGAAGGGAGCCGTAGGCTTTGGTGCTGGCAACATCAGAGCACTTGCCCAATCCATTGTTTGTGATGAGCAGCAGAAGAAGGCCAGACTTTCCCAGTCCATCATTTATGATCAACAGCAAAAGAATGAAGCCAAAATATGCTA